One segment of Procambarus clarkii isolate CNS0578487 chromosome 1, FALCON_Pclarkii_2.0, whole genome shotgun sequence DNA contains the following:
- the LOC123747798 gene encoding antho-RFamide neuropeptides type 2-like, whose translation MVHSLLEFNFRKVDSSEDWDAEGSYTRDAEGSYTRDAEGSYTRDAEGSYTRDAEGSYTRDAEGSYTRDAEGSYTRDAEGSYTRDAEGSYTRDAEGSYTRDAEGSYTRDAEGSYTRDAEGSYTRDAEGSYTRDAEGSYTRDAEGSYTRDAEGSYTRDAEGSYTRDAEGSYTRDAEGSYTRDAEGSYTRDAEGSYTRDAEGSYTRDAEGSYTRDAEGSYTRDAEGSYTRDAEGSYTRDAEGSYTRDAEGSYTRDAEGSYTRDAEGVGVT comes from the coding sequence ggacGCCGAGGGCTCCTACACCAGGGACGCCGAGGGCTCCTACACCAGGGACGCCGAGGGCTCCTACACCAGGGACGCCGAGGGCTCCTACACCAGGGACGCCGAGGGCTCCTACACCAGGGACGCCGAGGGCTCCTACACCAGGGACGCCGAGGGCTCCTACACCAGGGACGCCGAGGGCTCCTACACCAGGGACGCCGAGGGCTCCTACACCAGGGACGCCGAGGGCTCCTACACCAGGGACGCCGAGGGCTCCTACACCAGGGACGCCGAGGGCTCCTACACCAGGGACGCCGAGGGCTCCTACACCAGGGACGCCGAGGGCTCCTACACCAGGGACGCCGAGGGCTCCTACACCAGGGACGCCGAGGGCTCCTACACCAGGGACGCCGAGGGCTCCTACACCAGGGACGCCGAGGGCTCCTACACCAGGGACGCCGAGGGCTCCTACACCAGGGACGCCGAGGGCTCCTACACCAGGGACGCCGAGGGCTCCTACACCAGGGACGCCGAGGGCTCCTACACCAGGGACGCCGAGGGCTCCTACACCAGGGACGCCGAGGGCTCCTACACCAGGGACGCCGAGGGCTCCTACACCAGGGACGCCGAGGGCTCCTACACCAGGGACGCCGAGGGCTCCTACACCAGGGACGCCGAGGGCTCCTACACCAGGGACGCCGAGGGCTCCTACACCAGGGACGCCGAGGGCTCCTACACCAGGGACGCCGAGGGGGTGGGGGTCACTTGA